In Alteromonas sp. RKMC-009, the genomic stretch TTGGGTGAGCAGCGGTGTGTCGTTAAGCGACCATCCTGGCGCGATACAAACCGCTACGTTTACCACAATTGCTAATTATCTGGAAAACAATCAACTGGTGGCACATCAAACCGTGCTGTATGCCAGTCACTGATATAAAACGGAGATCATCATGAACGCAAATAAACCAACGAAAGCCTTTTTTATTGCTTCTGTTATTGCACTGCTGACAGGATTTGCTGCTTACATCACCGGACTACTGAATGCCGATATGCCACTTAATGAAAAAGGCTACTACTTTGCTGTATTTCTCTTTGGACTGTTTGCTGCCGTGTCTGTACAAAAAACAGTGCGGGACAAAATGGAAGGCATACAGACAACGAAAATATACCTGATGTTGTGCTGGTTTGGCCTTGGTGCTGCTATTGCACTGTTAGTCATTGGTTTGGTAAACGCCAACCTGTTGCTGAGTGAAAAAGGATTTTATGGGATGGCTTTTGTACTGAGTTTGTTTGCCGCGACTACGGTGCAAAAAAATGTCAGGGATAATGCGGCAGCGGAATAAGATGTGAAGTTGAAAGCTCAGATCGCAGGATCCGGGTCTTTAACATAGTCAGACAGGACGTGATTGAATTTATCTATGAAGCCCGGGTCCACAGATTGTTTACTGAACATGAAGTGGACGTCCTGTACGTTAACGGGCTTATTACTGATTTCCAGTTCGAGGTGCAACTGTTCAGCATTAAAGCTAATCACTCTGATATCGTCCAGCACCAAATCGACACGGCCTCTGTTCAGAAACTGTAACCGCCGTTTAACGGAATCCAGATGAATAAGCTGCGCGCTGTACTGCTCAGTGACTGTTTCATTAAACCAGTCGCCGAACCACCCACCGGTATTTAACGCCAGGGTTTTGCCTTCCCTTAGTAAGGTTTCAAGAGATTTGCCGGCATATTCGTTATGATGGGAAGGATGAAAGGCAAAGCTGATGGTTTCTTTGCGGTAAGGAACAGAAAAATAGTTTTTCAGTGCTCTCGCCGGTGTGAAAGCTGCACCTGTAACTACATCAATTTGCCCCAGTTCTATTTGCTGAGTGACCCGTCTTTCAGGCAGGATCTGGCTTTCCAGTGCATAATCCAGCTTGCCTAAAACCGACTTCAACAATTGGTAGTCTTCACCGGCCGGCTCATTATTGTCTGTTATGTACAGATAAGGAGGCCAGGCTGTACCACCGGTTGTCAGACTTTTTCTGTGCTCAGCACACCATACAGAGCTTTGATAAGCCATCGCTGTCAAAAAGATGATTAAACTGATGAAACGTTTCAACGGGTTTGCCTTTAAGCCTTCGCCGGCACTACACACTCAGTGGTGTGCCGGCGCTATTCATCTTCGTTAAATCTGCCTGCAATTAATGCCTCAACAGCATCCATTGCAGCTTCAGCATCAGGACCTTCAGAGATCACAGTAACCTGTTCCCCCTGATGACTTTCCATCATCATCAGTCCCAGTACACTATTGGCATTAGCCTGCTTATCGCCTTTTTGTAAAATAACTTCGGCATCGAACTGATTCGCCAGTTGCACCAACTGCGTTGCAGCCCGGGCATGCAGGCCCAGTTTATTAACAATAGTCAGAGATTTCTCTATGCGCATTATTTACTTTGCTCCCTGTGGCGGATCTGGACATCAGGATGAGATTCCCGGAAGTTTTTCGCCAGTGATTCCGCTACATAAACTGAACGGTGCTGTCCGCCGGTACATCCGATAGCGACTGTCACATAACTGCGGTTATTCCGTTCAAGGTGCGGCAGCCAGGTCGTGATGAGGTTCTGAATCTGCCAGATAAATTTAGTCACAATAGGCTGGGAACTGAGGAAAACCTGAACCGGTGTATCCAGGCCTGTCAGGTGTTTTAAATCCGGCTCCCAGTGAGGGTTTGGCAGAAAACGGGCGTCAAATACATAGTCTGCATCTTTGGGAATACCGTGTTTAAAGCCGAATGATTCAAATACCAGAACAAGTCGTGAGCTTTTCTTACCGAGGATACGCTCGCGGATTAATTCTGCCAGCTGGTGGATGCTCAGAGAGTCGGTATCAATATTCAAATCCGCTCTTTCTGCTACGGGGGCCAGTAATTCCCGTTCTGTCTGAATGGCATCAGACAATGATTTATTCAGTTTGGCCAGCGGGTGTAACCGGCGGGTTTCGCTGAACCGGCGCACCAGCATATCGTCACTTGCGTCAATATATACGATGGTGACAGTCCATGACTGAGGCAGGTAGTCGAGAATTTCAACCAGCTCAGAAGGCTCTTTAGGCAAGTTCCTGACATCAATACTCACAGCTACCTGCTCGTATTCATCGGCGACAGTGTGTGTCAGGGCTGGTAGCAGATTAACCGGAATATTATCGACGCAGTAATACCCCAGATCCTCAAGGGCACGAAGTGCTACTGATTTTCCTGAACCTGAACGTCCGCTGATGATAATTAACTTCACGCCGTTTCTCCTGAAGTCACGTGTTGTCGGTGCGTATTACACTAAGTTACTGTAATGCGCGAATAATATCATCACTTGTCTGAGCTTTGCGGATAGTTTTTATGGTTTCTTTATCGCTGAGTTTCCCGGCAACCATGGCCAGAGTTTGTAAATGTCCTTCGGTTTGTTCCTGAGGGACAAGCAGAGTAAAGAAAATATCCACAGGTTTATTGTCGATTGCATCAAAATCGATGGCGGGCGTGCTGGTAACCACAATGGCGATGACTTTTTCCAGTCCGGCCAGACGACCATGGGGGAGGGCAATGCCGTTACCTATACCTGTGCTGCCCATTCGCTCACGGGCCAGCAGGCTACTTAACACGGTGGCTTCGTCTACATCGGGGTTATTTTTAGCTGCAATCCCGCTGATGATTTCGAGAATGCGTTTTTTGCTATTGCACTGGACCGCACACTCGGTGCGGTCCAGGCTGACTATGGCTTGTATATCCATGAATTCAATTAGTGCTTTTTAAGCTTTTCCTTGTGTTTCAGGACCTGCCTGTCGAGTTTATCGACCATGCTGTCAATGGCAGCATACATGTCCTGATTTTCGGAAGAGGCGAAGACTTCCGCGCCGCTAAGATGAACCGTTGCTTCTGCTTTTTGGCTAAGCTTTTCAACATTTAAAATAACGTGCACATTTGATATGTGGTCAAAATGACGTTCCAGTTTGCTGAACTTAGTATCGACATAATTACGCAAAGAATCAGTGATCTCAATGTGATGACCAGAAAGGTTGATTTGCATATTTCGTCTTCCTTATTTTGAGCAGCCTTAAGTTAGATAAGGCTTTTGCGTTGGTTAGACGGCGGGATCGACAAGGATTCCCGGTACTTTGCTATTGTTCGCCGGGCAACCATAATGCCTTGATCGGCCAACAACGAAGCAATCTTGCTGTCACTCAGTGGCTTGCCTGGATTTTCAGCGGCAACCAGCTTCTTAATCAGGGCGCGAATCGCTGTCGATGAACACTCTCCACCTGATTCAGTGGCAACGTGGCTGGAGAAGAAATACTTCAACTCGAAAATACCACGGGGCGTGTGCATGTACTTCTGCGTTGTTACCCTGGAAATAGTAGATTCGTGCATATCTACCATTTCTGCGACATCATTCAGCACCATTGGTTTCATCATTTCAGGGCCATGCTCAAAAAAGCCCATCTGTTGCTGAACAATACAATTTGCTACTTTCAGCAGCGTATCGTTCCGGCTCTCAAGGCTCTTAATGAACCATTTAGCTTCTTGCATGTGAGAGCGGATAAATTGTGAATCGCTGCTGTTTCTTGCTTTACGGCTCATTGCAGCGTACTGCTGATTAACACTGAGCTTAGGCAGGCTGTCGGGGTTTAATTCTACAACCCAACGGCCATTTTTCTTCGCAACCGATACATCCGGAATGACATATTCGGGTTCTTTCGTAATTAATGCACTGCCCGGACGGGGATTAAGCGTTTGCAGCAAACGCATCGCTTCCCGCAACTGATCTTCTTTCAGGCGGGTTTTACGCATTAACGTACGGTAGTCTTTACTGCCCAACAGATCGGAATGCTCTCTGAGCAGCAGTTTAGCTTCTTCCAGCCACGGTGTTTCCGGTGCAAATTGTGCCAGCTGAACTAACAAGCACTCCTGCGGTGTGCGGGACCCGGAACCGAGAGGATCAAAAAGCTGAATACGTTTAAGTACACACTCAACCTCATCTTCTTCAACGGGCTCTTCCATATCTTCACTGTTAACGCTTTGCAGAATGTCGTCAACGGTAACCGTGAGATAGCCGGACTCATCAATAGAATCGATGATCGCCAGTGCAATGGCGCGGTCTGTATCAGAAAAAGGTGTCAGACGCATTTGCCACAGCAGATGGTCCTGAATATTTTCGGTGGTTTCACCCTGAAAGATTTGTTCATCGTCGCCACCGGAAGGGCCGGGCGCGGGTGCAGAAGACGCAGAAATGTACTCATCCCAGGTACTGTCGATGGGCAGCTCGTCCGGTAAATCATTCTTTTCCAGTGCTTCCCCGGTATCCATGCTGTCAGAAGATGAGGCTGATGCAGACTCTTGCATGCTGTCATCATTATCGATGTTATTTTTCTCAATTACATCGTTGTCGGAGCTGTCGTCGACTTCCAGCAAAGGATTAGAGTCGAGGGCTTCCTGAATTTCTTGTTGTAAGTCCAGCGTAGACAACTGCAATAGCTTGATCGCCTGCTGAAGCTGAGGCGTCATTGTCAGTTGTTGGCTAAATTTTAACTGTAAAGATGGTTTCATCTACGTCTTATATAAACTCTAAAAAGGACATCCGGTTGTAGCGGTGTGAGTGCCGGTGGCGAAATCTCCGCTAAATGCTCATCCCGATATCTTAACTATAGCCTGAATTGCTCACCAAGGTATACATCACGAACTTTTTGATTACTTAATACCTGTTCTGCGGTGCCCTGAGCAATCAGTTCTCCATGACTGACGATATAGGCCTCTTCACACACATCAAGGGTTTCCCTGACATTGTGGTCGGTGATGAGGATACCGATACCTCTGTCCCGTAAGTGCTGAATGATCTTCTTTATATCATTAACCGAAATCGGGTCAACTCCGGCGAAGGGTTCATCGAGCAAAATAAATTGCGGATTGGCTGCCAGTGCGCGGGCAATTTCAACCCGGCGGCGTTCGCCACCCGACAAACTCATACCTGTGCTATTACGTATATGGTTAATATTAAATTCATCAAGTAGTGCATCCGCTTCCTGCTCACGTTGATGACTTTTTAAGTCTTTACGCGTCTGCAATATCGCCATGATGTTTTCATGTACGGTCAGCTTGCGGAAAATGGATGCCTCCTGGGGCAAATAACCAATTCCCCGGCGGGCACGTTCGTGCATTGGCTGGTGAGTCAGCTCCTGCTCATCTATGAGGATTTTGCCTTTATCCAGCGGCACAAGACCGACAATCATGTAAAACGTTGTGGTTTTACCTGCACCGTTAGGACCCAGCAGACCTACTATCTGTCCGGTAGAAACCGATAAACTAACGTCACGGACGACCTGGCGTGATTTATACGACTTTGCCAGATGAGTCGCACTCAGGGTTGCCATGTAACTCAGTTACCCTCGTTTTCGTTGCTGTCTGAAGTCTTGTTCTCTTCCTTCAACTCTTTAACTGTGTCAGGACGGAAAACCGTGGTTACCCGGCCGTTGCTGTTACTTTCACCGCCGGTTGCCAGAAGTTGCTCTTTTGACATGTCATAGGTGATGCTATCTCCCTGGACCATGCTGGTATCTTGCTGGATTTTCGCATCACCTTGCAAGGAAATAAGTTGTTTGGCGACTTCGTAGCGAATTTCATTTGCGCTGGCTTTTACCTTTGCACCGTCATCCAGGGTTTGAGAATAACTGGCTGGTTTTCCGCGGGCGATAAAAATTTCTTTTCCTTCGCCTTCACTGGCGATGGCTTCCACTTCATCTGCGGCAATAATGAGTGAACCCTGGGTGATTTTCACATCGTCTTTAAAAACCGATTTTTTCTTCTTACCGTCGATAAACTGTGACTTGGCATCCACGGTAATCGGCTTTTCAAAATCACCGGAGCCGGCCATTGCCTCACCGGCAACAGCAAGCAGCGTTATTACTGCAAAAAGGCTAACTGCCCGGGGAATAAATTGTCTGCACATGATCAATTAACTCATATTGTTGGGTACGCAGGTTCGCATTGAAACCGTTACTTTTAATGATGGTCTGTACGCCGCGTATATCTACCGGCTGGTCTGAAGTCATGGTTTTGTCATCCAGATTCACCTTAATAAAATTGGTTGTGATGGTCTGGATAAACTCTTCAGGGTTCAGGCTTTTTATCAGCACATTGTCTTCCAGCTGGATCAGGTCATCGTTGTAGAGTGTGCCTTCATCAGCGGTAACTTGCCATGGGGCCTCGTCATCATTCACATAGACAGTGTATTTGGGTTGGTCGAATAACACAAAGCCTAGTTGGTCGTAATGCTCCATAGAGGCGGCAAAGACTTCGTGGTTGAGTTTGCCTTCTTCGTTGTACAGCGTGGTTGTCAAATTCTTTGCTTTATAGGCAGGGCGTAAGGCGTCTGCACCGGCTTTTTTCGCCGGTGCCTGCTCTTCTGCCATCCATACAGGAAGGTACATCAGCAGCGCCATAACAAACAGCGCAGAAATACTGATCCCTAAACGGTTCATACACTGGCCCCGTGTATGGTGTCCAGCGTACCGAGCGCTTGTAAAATTACATCACAGACTTCCCGTACTGCCCCGAATCCACCATTTTTTGTGGTGATCCAGTTCGCTTCGCGGGTAACGGCCGGATGGGCATCTTTCACCGCAATTTTTGTTTCGGCAAACCGGTACATGCCAAGATCCGGCATATCATCACCGATAGCTGCGACCTCTGATGGCGCCAGATTCAACATTTCGCACAA encodes the following:
- the yiaA gene encoding inner membrane protein YiaA; its protein translation is MNANKPTKAFFIASVIALLTGFAAYITGLLNADMPLNEKGYYFAVFLFGLFAAVSVQKTVRDKMEGIQTTKIYLMLCWFGLGAAIALLVIGLVNANLLLSEKGFYGMAFVLSLFAATTVQKNVRDNAAAE
- a CDS encoding substrate-binding periplasmic protein — translated: MKRFISLIIFLTAMAYQSSVWCAEHRKSLTTGGTAWPPYLYITDNNEPAGEDYQLLKSVLGKLDYALESQILPERRVTQQIELGQIDVVTGAAFTPARALKNYFSVPYRKETISFAFHPSHHNEYAGKSLETLLREGKTLALNTGGWFGDWFNETVTEQYSAQLIHLDSVKRRLQFLNRGRVDLVLDDIRVISFNAEQLHLELEISNKPVNVQDVHFMFSKQSVDPGFIDKFNHVLSDYVKDPDPAI
- a CDS encoding HPr family phosphocarrier protein, which produces MRIEKSLTIVNKLGLHARAATQLVQLANQFDAEVILQKGDKQANANSVLGLMMMESHQGEQVTVISEGPDAEAAMDAVEALIAGRFNEDE
- the rapZ gene encoding RNase adapter RapZ, producing MKLIIISGRSGSGKSVALRALEDLGYYCVDNIPVNLLPALTHTVADEYEQVAVSIDVRNLPKEPSELVEILDYLPQSWTVTIVYIDASDDMLVRRFSETRRLHPLAKLNKSLSDAIQTERELLAPVAERADLNIDTDSLSIHQLAELIRERILGKKSSRLVLVFESFGFKHGIPKDADYVFDARFLPNPHWEPDLKHLTGLDTPVQVFLSSQPIVTKFIWQIQNLITTWLPHLERNNRSYVTVAIGCTGGQHRSVYVAESLAKNFRESHPDVQIRHREQSK
- the ptsN gene encoding PTS IIA-like nitrogen regulatory protein PtsN, giving the protein MDIQAIVSLDRTECAVQCNSKKRILEIISGIAAKNNPDVDEATVLSSLLARERMGSTGIGNGIALPHGRLAGLEKVIAIVVTSTPAIDFDAIDNKPVDIFFTLLVPQEQTEGHLQTLAMVAGKLSDKETIKTIRKAQTSDDIIRALQ
- the hpf gene encoding ribosome hibernation promoting factor, which encodes MQINLSGHHIEITDSLRNYVDTKFSKLERHFDHISNVHVILNVEKLSQKAEATVHLSGAEVFASSENQDMYAAIDSMVDKLDRQVLKHKEKLKKH
- a CDS encoding RNA polymerase factor sigma-54 — encoded protein: MKPSLQLKFSQQLTMTPQLQQAIKLLQLSTLDLQQEIQEALDSNPLLEVDDSSDNDVIEKNNIDNDDSMQESASASSSDSMDTGEALEKNDLPDELPIDSTWDEYISASSAPAPGPSGGDDEQIFQGETTENIQDHLLWQMRLTPFSDTDRAIALAIIDSIDESGYLTVTVDDILQSVNSEDMEEPVEEDEVECVLKRIQLFDPLGSGSRTPQECLLVQLAQFAPETPWLEEAKLLLREHSDLLGSKDYRTLMRKTRLKEDQLREAMRLLQTLNPRPGSALITKEPEYVIPDVSVAKKNGRWVVELNPDSLPKLSVNQQYAAMSRKARNSSDSQFIRSHMQEAKWFIKSLESRNDTLLKVANCIVQQQMGFFEHGPEMMKPMVLNDVAEMVDMHESTISRVTTQKYMHTPRGIFELKYFFSSHVATESGGECSSTAIRALIKKLVAAENPGKPLSDSKIASLLADQGIMVARRTIAKYRESLSIPPSNQRKSLI
- the lptB gene encoding LPS export ABC transporter ATP-binding protein — encoded protein: MATLSATHLAKSYKSRQVVRDVSLSVSTGQIVGLLGPNGAGKTTTFYMIVGLVPLDKGKILIDEQELTHQPMHERARRGIGYLPQEASIFRKLTVHENIMAILQTRKDLKSHQREQEADALLDEFNINHIRNSTGMSLSGGERRRVEIARALAANPQFILLDEPFAGVDPISVNDIKKIIQHLRDRGIGILITDHNVRETLDVCEEAYIVSHGELIAQGTAEQVLSNQKVRDVYLGEQFRL
- the lptA gene encoding lipopolysaccharide transport periplasmic protein LptA, translated to MCRQFIPRAVSLFAVITLLAVAGEAMAGSGDFEKPITVDAKSQFIDGKKKKSVFKDDVKITQGSLIIAADEVEAIASEGEGKEIFIARGKPASYSQTLDDGAKVKASANEIRYEVAKQLISLQGDAKIQQDTSMVQGDSITYDMSKEQLLATGGESNSNGRVTTVFRPDTVKELKEENKTSDSNENEGN
- the lptC gene encoding LPS export ABC transporter periplasmic protein LptC translates to MNRLGISISALFVMALLMYLPVWMAEEQAPAKKAGADALRPAYKAKNLTTTLYNEEGKLNHEVFAASMEHYDQLGFVLFDQPKYTVYVNDDEAPWQVTADEGTLYNDDLIQLEDNVLIKSLNPEEFIQTITTNFIKVNLDDKTMTSDQPVDIRGVQTIIKSNGFNANLRTQQYELIDHVQTIYSPGS